A window of the Cytophagaceae bacterium genome harbors these coding sequences:
- a CDS encoding LytTR family transcriptional regulator, with the protein MKTIRKKLEKNFTKTMCPFTEVHVGSRMEISPTDIVMIKADISYSYLYLKTGRRIIVSTNIQTLEERFLPFKNMVRIHRSTMINTQFLKYVDGTNAFLVNDMQCVISRRKRNDLFQAIQIINS; encoded by the coding sequence ATGAAAACAATAAGAAAAAAACTTGAAAAAAACTTCACAAAAACCATGTGCCCTTTTACAGAGGTTCATGTGGGGTCCAGAATGGAGATTAGCCCAACCGATATTGTGATGATCAAAGCAGACATAAGTTACTCCTATTTGTATCTGAAAACTGGCCGTAGAATCATAGTTAGCACCAACATACAAACGCTGGAAGAGCGTTTTCTACCTTTCAAAAATATGGTAAGGATTCATCGTTCAACAATGATTAACACACAGTTTCTGAAATATGTAGATGGAACCAACGCCTTTCTGGTCAACGACATGCAATGTGTGATATCGAGAAGAAAGAGAAACGATTTGTTTCAGGCCATTCAAATAATTAATTCGTAA
- a CDS encoding SRPBCC domain-containing protein, with protein sequence MESSKITVSVNINAPLAKIWDYYKSPEHNIIWNTGHPSWHTPHSEIDMREGGKFLHRMEARDGSAGFDFIGTFNKVIEQELVCFVMEDGREAEVIFKQDGDQVILTEVFDPENMNSRELQQSGWQGILDNFKNYVENN encoded by the coding sequence ATGGAATCGTCAAAAATCACAGTAAGCGTAAATATTAATGCCCCTTTGGCTAAGATTTGGGATTATTACAAGAGCCCGGAACATAATATCATCTGGAATACAGGACACCCAAGCTGGCATACACCACATTCTGAAATCGACATGAGGGAAGGAGGGAAATTCCTGCATCGTATGGAAGCCCGTGATGGCAGTGCAGGATTTGATTTTATTGGAACTTTCAACAAAGTCATTGAGCAAGAGTTGGTTTGTTTTGTGATGGAAGATGGGAGAGAAGCCGAGGTTATTTTCAAGCAAGATGGTGATCAGGTTATTCTCACCGAAGTTTTTGATCCTGAAAATATGAACTCCCGTGAACTACAGCAATCAGGCTGGCAAGGTATTCTCGATAATTTCAAAAATTATGTGGAGAATAATTAA
- a CDS encoding AI-2E family transporter: protein MSVSTKNIRPLEILQYVVLISFILYFGRSLFIPLAFGMLISFVLFPISNWLISKRFPGFLAYGLPVILIFLFLVFVFFLMINQILEFTNEWTSLRVKLLEAIDNLSLFVAQNFDYSADSQKIFLQNLLDQSGGKALAFLQSMASSFSEGIFTLIMVPVFATLILAYHKLLTQTLYTLFPAERREAVRQVLVNTVKSYYDFVKGMALVYLAVGILNSAGLAIIGIPHPILFGFLASVLTFIPYVGIMVASLLPISVAWVTYDSAWYAIYVIIVFAIVQVLEAYILFPFIVGNRLKINTLSIFIAIVLGGIFWGAAGMILFIPMVSILKLIADKTEKLKSISILLGEN, encoded by the coding sequence ATGTCAGTCTCAACAAAAAACATCAGGCCATTGGAAATCCTGCAATATGTGGTGTTGATTTCTTTCATTCTTTATTTTGGCCGTAGTCTGTTTATTCCACTGGCATTTGGAATGCTGATAAGCTTTGTTTTGTTTCCAATTTCCAATTGGCTGATTTCCAAAAGATTTCCGGGATTTTTGGCTTATGGTCTGCCAGTAATTTTGATATTTTTATTTTTGGTTTTTGTCTTTTTTTTGATGATCAACCAAATCCTGGAATTTACCAATGAATGGACCAGTCTGAGAGTAAAACTTTTGGAGGCGATTGACAATTTGAGTCTTTTTGTGGCTCAAAACTTTGATTATAGTGCTGATTCACAAAAGATTTTCCTGCAAAATCTTCTGGATCAGTCTGGAGGTAAGGCTCTGGCATTTTTACAAAGTATGGCCTCATCCTTTTCAGAAGGTATTTTTACCCTTATTATGGTGCCGGTATTTGCAACCTTAATATTGGCTTATCATAAATTATTGACACAAACACTCTATACTTTATTTCCTGCTGAAAGGCGTGAAGCGGTAAGGCAAGTGTTGGTAAATACGGTTAAGTCTTATTATGATTTTGTAAAAGGCATGGCTCTGGTGTATCTGGCGGTGGGGATTCTTAATAGTGCTGGTCTGGCTATCATTGGAATTCCTCATCCAATTTTATTTGGTTTTCTGGCTTCTGTCCTCACTTTTATTCCTTATGTGGGTATTATGGTGGCTTCTCTTTTGCCCATCAGCGTAGCCTGGGTTACTTATGATTCTGCCTGGTATGCTATTTATGTGATTATAGTTTTTGCAATAGTACAAGTGTTGGAAGCTTACATTTTGTTTCCATTTATTGTCGGTAACCGACTTAAAATTAATACCTTGAGTATTTTTATTGCCATTGTTTTGGGTGGGATTTTTTGGGGTGCAGCTGGCATGATTTTATTTATACCAATGGTTAGTATCCTGAAATTAATAGCTGATAAAACCGAAAAACTAAAATCGATTTCTATTTTATTGGGCGAAAATTAA
- a CDS encoding DinB family protein: MNKTEIIQNLEVKHQAFISYINGLSEEEFEYAFQDKWSAGQQLEHIIKSVKPLNQGFMLPNFMLKMIFGTTNRPSRTYDEVFTKYHQKLEAGGRATSRFIPKEVPFSAKKKLILTLEKQIKKLGKQVNGFSENDLDYLIAPHPLLGKLTLRELLYFTIFHVEHHQLLIEKYLKERI; this comes from the coding sequence ATGAACAAAACGGAAATCATTCAGAACCTCGAAGTTAAGCATCAGGCTTTTATTAGCTATATCAATGGACTTTCTGAGGAAGAATTTGAATATGCTTTTCAGGACAAATGGTCGGCCGGGCAACAGCTCGAACATATCATCAAGAGTGTAAAGCCTTTGAATCAGGGTTTTATGTTGCCCAATTTTATGCTAAAAATGATTTTTGGCACTACAAACCGTCCCAGTCGTACTTATGACGAAGTCTTTACCAAATACCATCAAAAGCTGGAAGCAGGAGGAAGAGCAACTTCAAGATTTATTCCCAAAGAAGTGCCATTCTCTGCAAAAAAGAAGCTGATTTTGACTTTGGAAAAGCAAATAAAAAAACTTGGTAAACAAGTAAATGGATTTTCTGAGAATGACCTGGATTATCTGATTGCCCCTCACCCATTGCTTGGGAAATTGACGCTCAGGGAATTACTTTACTTCACCATTTTTCATGTGGAGCATCACCAATTGCTGATTGAAAAATACTTAAAAGAGAGAATTTAA
- a CDS encoding pseudouridine synthase: MGFSTKLQYFLVKRLGISNKEVQQFLMDKKVKINGNVVSSNPEVEPEDEIVVDGKIVQAAKTFKYLAYYKPRGVETTLNSEIPDNLINILPFPDVFPVGRLDKASEGLLILTDDGRYYDKILRKENKTEKEYLVRVDKSITEEFIENMSSGIKIMGKMTLPCEVMWVSDMEFRIVLIQGLNRQIRRMCYKLGYEVLFLQRIRIGNVFLDKLEPGMWQEISKTDLN, from the coding sequence TTGGGATTTAGCACTAAACTTCAATATTTCCTTGTCAAACGGCTTGGGATTTCCAACAAGGAGGTCCAGCAATTTCTGATGGATAAAAAAGTAAAAATCAATGGAAATGTGGTTTCCTCAAATCCTGAAGTGGAGCCGGAAGATGAAATAGTGGTGGATGGAAAGATAGTCCAGGCAGCCAAAACCTTCAAATATTTGGCTTACTACAAACCTCGCGGTGTAGAAACCACTCTGAATTCGGAAATTCCTGATAATCTGATCAATATATTGCCTTTTCCGGATGTATTTCCGGTTGGAAGGCTGGACAAAGCCTCGGAAGGCCTGCTCATTTTGACGGACGACGGCCGGTATTATGATAAGATTCTGAGAAAAGAAAACAAAACCGAAAAAGAATATCTGGTTAGAGTCGATAAATCCATCACTGAGGAGTTCATTGAAAACATGTCCTCGGGAATAAAAATAATGGGAAAAATGACGCTTCCTTGTGAAGTTATGTGGGTTTCGGATATGGAATTCAGGATTGTTCTGATCCAGGGACTAAACCGGCAGATCAGAAGAATGTGCTATAAATTGGGTTATGAGGTTCTTTTTTTGCAAAGAATAAGAATTGGTAATGTTTTTCTTGATAAATTGGAACCGGGAATGTGGCAGGAAATATCAAAAACCGACCTGAATTAA
- a CDS encoding DUF4281 domain-containing protein — translation MNASAIFSFGNSFVIFGWILLIFLPNWKYTQAIILSGMIVVLSVVYSYLMLKGIGDFSADSFSTLANVKALFQNDDAVAGGWLHYLAFDLFVGAYIVRKSKTLQISRWLYTIPLPFTFMFGPMGYLIFLIIKTFKTKSLF, via the coding sequence ATGAACGCTTCAGCAATATTCTCTTTCGGAAACTCCTTCGTAATTTTTGGCTGGATACTACTTATATTTCTTCCCAACTGGAAATATACCCAGGCCATAATTTTGAGCGGAATGATTGTGGTTTTGAGTGTTGTTTACTCCTATTTAATGTTGAAAGGCATCGGTGATTTCAGTGCGGATAGTTTCAGCACGCTTGCCAATGTAAAGGCACTATTTCAAAACGATGATGCGGTGGCTGGAGGATGGTTGCACTATCTTGCTTTCGACTTGTTTGTGGGAGCTTATATTGTCAGAAAAAGTAAGACATTGCAGATTTCCCGCTGGCTTTATACAATTCCACTTCCGTTTACCTTTATGTTTGGTCCTATGGGGTATTTGATATTTCTTATCATAAAAACCTTTAAGACCAAATCGCTGTTTTAA
- a CDS encoding DUF2141 domain-containing protein, which translates to MKILIITILTSLGFMGMPDKPELQLRIQNIKNAKGTIRIAFFKKGSDFPNGNDISLAKEIKPTKTGELLLNITDLPQGDYAIAVYHDLNGNFNLDKNVFGYPTEPFGFSKNFKPRFSAPDFNDCKISIHNTGLQTSIKLID; encoded by the coding sequence ATGAAAATTCTTATTATTACTATCTTAACATCGCTGGGTTTCATGGGAATGCCAGATAAACCTGAGCTTCAGCTGAGAATTCAGAACATCAAAAACGCCAAAGGGACAATCAGGATTGCGTTTTTTAAAAAAGGCAGCGATTTCCCTAATGGAAACGACATCAGCCTGGCGAAAGAAATCAAACCCACCAAAACTGGGGAACTTTTGCTTAACATCACCGATCTGCCACAGGGAGATTATGCAATTGCCGTTTACCATGACCTTAATGGCAATTTCAATCTGGACAAAAATGTCTTTGGCTATCCTACTGAGCCTTTTGGTTTCTCTAAAAACTTTAAACCGAGATTTTCCGCTCCTGATTTTAATGACTGCAAAATCAGCATTCACAATACAGGATTACAAACCTCGATTAAACTCATCGATTGA
- a CDS encoding Crp/Fnr family transcriptional regulator, translating to MTDQQAIDLYLNHYKMLCPEIEVDILNYIKEDLQVVRLKPKDFYLKSGEMQHSLAFLVHGLVRAYYEDLEGNEKTAWFSYENEYVTDYPNYISRKPSKFQFQCIESCIMVELPYESMQDGYNKYKIIERYGRLVTEYAVVGLQYRIDGFLFKTAEERYLDFITQNPKLFNRISLTDLASYLGVERQSLSRIRSRLSKSKLPSNG from the coding sequence ATGACCGACCAGCAAGCCATAGATTTGTACCTGAACCATTACAAAATGCTCTGTCCTGAGATTGAGGTGGATATCCTCAATTATATCAAAGAAGACCTTCAGGTGGTTAGGCTCAAGCCTAAGGATTTTTATCTAAAATCGGGTGAAATGCAGCATTCGCTTGCTTTTTTGGTGCATGGTTTGGTGAGGGCTTATTATGAAGATTTGGAAGGAAATGAGAAAACAGCCTGGTTTTCGTATGAAAATGAATATGTGACAGATTATCCCAATTATATCAGCAGAAAACCTTCAAAATTCCAGTTTCAATGCATAGAATCCTGTATCATGGTCGAATTGCCCTATGAATCCATGCAGGATGGTTACAATAAATACAAAATCATAGAGCGGTATGGCAGATTAGTAACTGAGTATGCAGTTGTAGGTCTCCAATACCGTATTGACGGATTTCTGTTTAAAACTGCTGAAGAAAGATATCTTGATTTTATCACTCAAAATCCAAAGTTATTTAACCGGATTTCGCTCACCGACCTGGCCAGCTATCTCGGCGTAGAGCGACAGTCTTTGAGCAGAATCAGGAGCAGGCTTAGTAAATCAAAATTACCGTCAAACGGATAA
- a CDS encoding response regulator transcription factor, producing the protein MIKVSIYEDQKEIRELLEETISTETDILLVGSHSNARAVLENTRREKPDVILMDIQMPGLNGIEATQLVKDKYPEVQICIQTVFEENERIFAALCAGANGYILKASSPEKYISAIFDTYQGGSVMSPAIARKVIGMFQMQNAAVKEFVELTATEKKVLDLLVKGLSYKLIAAEMGVSFPTVNFHLKNIYKKLHVNSANEAIRMALNNGLV; encoded by the coding sequence ATGATCAAAGTAAGTATTTACGAAGACCAAAAAGAAATCAGAGAGCTATTAGAGGAGACCATTTCAACCGAAACTGATATTCTTTTGGTGGGTTCACATTCCAACGCACGGGCGGTTTTGGAAAATACCCGGCGTGAAAAACCCGATGTGATACTTATGGATATTCAGATGCCGGGCCTCAATGGCATTGAGGCTACTCAGCTGGTAAAAGATAAATATCCCGAAGTCCAGATATGTATCCAAACCGTTTTTGAAGAAAATGAAAGAATCTTTGCAGCCCTTTGTGCCGGTGCAAATGGTTATATTCTAAAGGCTTCTTCTCCTGAAAAATACATTTCGGCCATATTTGATACCTACCAGGGTGGCTCGGTGATGAGCCCGGCAATCGCCCGAAAAGTAATTGGTATGTTTCAGATGCAAAATGCCGCAGTCAAAGAATTTGTAGAACTTACCGCCACCGAGAAAAAAGTATTGGATTTATTGGTCAAAGGCCTGAGCTATAAGTTAATAGCTGCCGAAATGGGTGTGAGCTTCCCTACGGTAAATTTCCATTTAAAAAATATCTACAAAAAACTTCATGTTAACTCTGCCAACGAGGCCATAAGAATGGCTTTGAATAATGGTTTGGTTTGA
- a CDS encoding US12 family protein, producing MENFDYQLVANASDTERVNFYKKTYLHVAMAILAFILVETILLIFTPPAVIEFMLGGRLTWLAIIGIFWLASMLANGFVMSESRNVQYAGLGLYVLIEALIFLPMMYIVVGLADSADVLLQAGLFTLFLFAGLTYLGFTSSTDFSFMKSILVLGGFISIGLIVCGALFGFELGLWFSLAMVLLAGGSILYNTQNMKEVYHTEQYVGAALQLFASIMLMYWYILRILLRSRR from the coding sequence ATGGAAAATTTTGATTACCAACTTGTTGCAAACGCCTCTGATACTGAGAGAGTTAATTTTTACAAAAAGACTTATCTCCATGTGGCGATGGCAATTTTAGCATTCATCTTAGTTGAGACTATTTTATTGATTTTTACCCCTCCAGCCGTTATTGAGTTCATGTTAGGCGGCCGACTTACCTGGCTGGCCATAATCGGGATTTTCTGGTTGGCATCAATGCTGGCCAATGGTTTCGTAATGTCAGAGAGCCGCAACGTTCAGTATGCCGGGCTGGGACTTTATGTTTTGATAGAAGCCCTCATATTTCTGCCTATGATGTACATTGTGGTGGGTCTTGCCGATTCAGCCGATGTATTGCTTCAGGCGGGTCTGTTTACCTTGTTTCTCTTTGCCGGACTCACCTATTTGGGTTTTACCAGTAGTACTGATTTCTCATTTATGAAGAGCATCCTTGTATTGGGAGGTTTTATTTCAATTGGTTTAATTGTTTGCGGGGCATTATTTGGCTTCGAATTGGGCCTTTGGTTCTCTCTGGCGATGGTTTTACTTGCCGGTGGGAGCATTTTATACAATACCCAAAATATGAAAGAAGTTTATCATACCGAACAATATGTAGGAGCGGCATTACAGCTTTTTGCCTCAATTATGTTGATGTACTGGTATATATTAAGAATCTTGTTACGCTCAAGGAGATAG
- a CDS encoding nucleotide exchange factor GrpE, with translation MKKAKKEEEIVKNDENIEATEPSNDTPMFEEMLSESQKLESEIAEAKDKYIRLYSEFDNFRRRTAKEKIETVMHATEGLMKELLPIMDDFERAQKSMETTEDIKAIKEGIDLIFNKLQKTLQAKGLKVMESKDQTFDVELHECITQFAAGDDKKGLVIDEVEKGYYLNDKVIRYAKVVVGS, from the coding sequence ATGAAAAAGGCAAAGAAAGAGGAGGAAATTGTGAAAAATGATGAAAATATAGAAGCCACAGAACCTTCTAATGACACTCCGATGTTTGAGGAAATGTTGAGCGAGTCCCAAAAACTGGAATCTGAAATCGCTGAGGCAAAAGATAAGTATATCAGGTTATATTCTGAATTCGACAATTTCAGACGCAGAACTGCAAAAGAAAAAATCGAAACCGTGATGCATGCCACCGAAGGCCTCATGAAAGAGCTGTTGCCTATCATGGATGATTTTGAAAGAGCTCAGAAATCAATGGAGACCACTGAGGATATCAAGGCGATCAAAGAAGGTATTGATTTGATTTTTAATAAATTACAAAAGACCTTACAAGCCAAAGGCCTCAAAGTCATGGAATCAAAAGATCAGACTTTTGATGTGGAACTGCATGAATGTATCACGCAGTTTGCTGCCGGCGATGACAAAAAAGGCCTGGTGATTGATGAAGTAGAAAAAGGTTATTATCTCAACGATAAGGTAATCAGATACGCCAAAGTGGTGGTAGGTAGCTGA
- the dnaJ gene encoding molecular chaperone DnaJ: MAKKDYYEVLGVSKSVTAEELKKAYRKLAIKYHPDKNPGDKEAEDKFKEIAEAYGVLSDPDKKAKYDRFGHEGLGGGGFGGAGGVNMEDIFSQFGDIFGDGSPFGSFFGGGRSSGGSRRAVRKGSDLRIKLKLNLEEIANGVEKKIKVKRYVSCKSCSGNGSKHGNSLQTCGTCNGSGQIRRVQQTMLGQMVTTNTCHVCNGEGKVVLDRCDVCFGEGRVLEEDMITIKIPAGVAEGMQLSMSGKGNVPSRGGVAGDLLIQIEEEEHPQLKRDGNNLIYDLPLNFVDAVLGREVEIPVVTGKVKIHIKAGTQAGEVLRLKGKGLKDLNGYGTGDQLIYVNIYTPKTVSTEEKAILEKLRESPNFQPKAGSDNKSIFDKMKDFFH, translated from the coding sequence ATGGCTAAAAAAGATTATTACGAAGTACTGGGAGTGTCAAAGTCGGTTACGGCTGAGGAGCTGAAAAAAGCTTACCGGAAACTTGCCATCAAATATCACCCTGACAAAAACCCCGGTGACAAAGAGGCAGAAGACAAGTTTAAGGAGATAGCCGAGGCCTATGGCGTGCTTTCTGACCCTGACAAAAAGGCAAAGTATGACAGATTCGGACATGAAGGTCTGGGTGGCGGAGGCTTTGGCGGTGCCGGTGGCGTAAACATGGAAGATATTTTTAGCCAGTTTGGTGATATTTTTGGTGATGGCAGCCCATTCGGCAGCTTTTTCGGCGGTGGCCGGAGTAGCGGTGGCTCCAGAAGGGCAGTGAGGAAAGGTTCTGACCTCAGAATCAAACTTAAGCTCAACCTGGAAGAAATTGCCAATGGCGTAGAGAAAAAAATCAAGGTAAAAAGATACGTTTCCTGTAAATCTTGTAGCGGTAACGGCTCCAAACACGGAAACTCACTCCAAACTTGCGGTACTTGTAATGGCTCTGGCCAAATCAGACGGGTACAACAAACCATGTTAGGGCAAATGGTAACCACCAACACCTGTCATGTGTGTAACGGAGAAGGAAAAGTAGTACTCGATCGTTGTGATGTTTGTTTTGGAGAAGGCCGGGTGCTCGAGGAAGACATGATTACCATCAAAATACCTGCCGGTGTTGCCGAAGGAATGCAGCTTTCGATGTCGGGCAAAGGAAACGTGCCTAGTCGTGGTGGTGTGGCCGGTGATTTGTTGATTCAGATTGAAGAAGAGGAGCATCCGCAACTGAAGAGAGACGGCAACAACCTGATTTATGACCTGCCCCTCAACTTTGTAGATGCCGTATTGGGCCGTGAAGTGGAGATTCCGGTGGTGACTGGGAAAGTTAAAATACATATCAAGGCAGGAACGCAGGCAGGAGAGGTTTTGAGGTTAAAAGGCAAAGGCTTAAAAGACCTGAACGGTTACGGCACAGGCGATCAGCTGATATATGTAAACATTTATACGCCCAAAACAGTTAGTACAGAAGAAAAGGCAATATTGGAAAAGCTAAGAGAGTCGCCAAACTTCCAGCCCAAAGCCGGAAGCGACAATAAGAGCATATTCGACAAAATGAAAGACTTCTTTCATTGA
- a CDS encoding glycoside hydrolase family 9 protein has protein sequence MKLLKLLVFALSIIKLNAQINLTGTITSGGVSRTFTYHLPANNPDCDLPVLIAYHGDGGTGASFQNYAGFDALANSQNFIVVYPDATTIWGTKQWNKYADNVAGFAPSGETNAADDIQFTSDLIDFFANRYAINKNRVYATGHSGGGFFCYFLAIALGNKVTAIAPVAASLWGETAYQNAYFGNTSSIKVPIFHVHGTADNTVAFPIPNYPPATHPSWVWPEASYANLNCGIYDYTTSAFNTNVDYLTFCPSNKKVVLAAIKGWGHGWASSNSGGFDTPGEIWNFLKDFNLSTFAAATLTAPMVSPTSATISQGQSQNISASGCPANATPLWSTGERAIAITVTPSATTTYTVKCFDCAGSAAASSVITVGTSGGGGSPSIDTHFKIDQFGYQTNAQKICVISNPVIGYNAINNAFTPSNTLEVRKVIDDAMVYSGTISVWNSGATHDQSGDKIWWFDFSALVTDGDYYIYDVTQNKRSFSFEIRQDVYRNVLKHATRAFFYQRCGMPKAIAYGGRKWNDEAACHLHANQDLDCRLVSDPGNAATSKNLSGGWHDAGDYNKYTNFTYSPLHDLLFAYQEKPGIWTDDFGIPETGNGIPDILDEIKYELDWLLKMQNSDGSVLSKVSGTGFDSASPPSADTAPHRYGAASTSSTLTAASVFAHAAIIYKAIPALAIYGAGLETAAINAYAWASANPNIVFTNAGFQSANPEVSNYEYQTALKCSATAYLFALTGNSTYKTTFDANYANMHLLQWTFAYPFEAAYQDALLYYAFTSGATEGVSNAIKNAFTSSMQNTNENLPSFTGNTDAYRAYLKTQDYQWGSNTTKGRKGSMYYAMLQYGLNAANATNYENASRGFVHYFHGVNPIGKVYLTNMYSSGADSSVNEFYHGWFGDGTAYDNVFTSLYGPPPGIVPGGANPNYAPDASYGGTISPHRIILLKNHIKIGTPVILKIRGSLPKMVFTPRPAIFVCYRNL, from the coding sequence ATGAAACTCCTCAAATTACTTGTATTTGCGTTGAGTATTATTAAGCTAAATGCCCAAATCAACCTTACTGGTACTATAACTTCCGGAGGGGTAAGCCGCACATTTACTTATCATTTACCAGCCAATAATCCTGACTGTGATTTACCTGTTCTGATTGCCTATCATGGCGATGGGGGTACAGGTGCAAGTTTTCAAAATTATGCAGGTTTTGATGCTTTGGCCAATAGTCAGAATTTCATTGTAGTGTATCCTGATGCAACAACCATTTGGGGAACGAAACAATGGAACAAATATGCCGATAATGTGGCGGGTTTTGCCCCATCTGGTGAAACAAATGCTGCTGACGATATTCAGTTTACAAGCGACCTGATAGATTTTTTTGCCAATAGATATGCCATCAACAAAAACCGTGTTTATGCCACCGGGCATTCTGGCGGTGGATTTTTTTGTTATTTCCTGGCTATCGCTCTTGGCAATAAAGTTACAGCCATAGCACCTGTGGCAGCAAGTTTGTGGGGCGAAACTGCTTACCAAAACGCTTATTTTGGAAATACAAGTTCAATTAAAGTACCTATTTTTCATGTGCATGGCACAGCCGATAACACCGTAGCTTTTCCGATTCCAAATTATCCGCCTGCCACACATCCTTCATGGGTGTGGCCTGAGGCAAGTTATGCAAATTTGAATTGCGGCATTTACGATTATACCACCTCTGCTTTCAATACCAATGTTGATTACCTGACTTTTTGCCCAAGCAATAAGAAGGTTGTGTTGGCTGCCATCAAAGGCTGGGGGCATGGCTGGGCAAGCAGCAACAGTGGCGGTTTTGATACACCCGGCGAAATCTGGAATTTTCTCAAAGATTTTAATCTAAGCACGTTTGCTGCAGCTACGCTCACAGCTCCAATGGTATCGCCAACTTCGGCAACTATAAGCCAGGGTCAAAGCCAAAATATTTCGGCAAGTGGTTGTCCTGCCAATGCTACACCCCTTTGGTCAACAGGAGAAAGAGCTATTGCTATTACTGTAACACCCTCCGCAACAACTACTTACACCGTAAAGTGTTTTGATTGTGCAGGAAGTGCAGCAGCAAGTTCGGTGATTACTGTTGGTACTTCGGGAGGTGGAGGTTCACCAAGTATTGATACACATTTCAAGATTGACCAATTTGGCTATCAGACCAATGCACAAAAAATTTGTGTTATCAGTAATCCTGTGATTGGTTATAATGCAATAAATAATGCTTTTACACCTTCCAATACGCTTGAGGTGCGGAAAGTTATTGATGATGCAATGGTCTATTCCGGAACAATTTCGGTTTGGAACAGTGGAGCTACACATGACCAATCGGGAGATAAAATTTGGTGGTTTGATTTTTCGGCATTGGTTACTGATGGCGACTATTATATTTATGACGTTACGCAAAACAAGCGTTCGTTTAGTTTTGAAATTCGGCAAGATGTGTATCGAAATGTGTTAAAACACGCTACTCGTGCATTTTTTTATCAACGCTGCGGAATGCCCAAAGCCATAGCTTATGGTGGACGAAAATGGAATGATGAAGCAGCATGTCATCTTCATGCCAATCAAGATTTAGATTGCCGGTTGGTAAGCGACCCCGGCAATGCTGCTACCTCAAAAAATCTTTCGGGTGGATGGCATGATGCCGGCGATTATAACAAATACACCAATTTTACCTATTCGCCCCTGCACGATTTGCTTTTTGCTTACCAGGAAAAACCCGGTATCTGGACAGATGATTTTGGGATTCCCGAAACAGGTAATGGGATTCCTGATATTTTGGATGAAATAAAATATGAATTAGACTGGCTCCTGAAAATGCAAAATAGCGATGGCTCGGTTTTGAGTAAAGTTAGTGGCACCGGTTTTGATTCGGCATCGCCTCCCAGTGCCGATACTGCCCCGCATCGTTATGGAGCTGCTTCTACTTCTTCCACACTAACGGCGGCTTCGGTTTTTGCCCATGCCGCTATTATTTACAAAGCCATACCTGCTTTGGCTATTTATGGAGCGGGTTTAGAAACAGCTGCGATCAATGCCTACGCATGGGCAAGTGCCAATCCCAATATAGTTTTTACGAATGCGGGTTTTCAGAGTGCCAACCCTGAAGTAAGCAATTATGAGTACCAAACGGCATTAAAGTGCTCGGCAACGGCGTATCTTTTTGCATTGACAGGAAATAGCACTTATAAAACTACTTTTGATGCCAATTATGCCAATATGCACCTTTTGCAGTGGACATTTGCCTATCCTTTTGAAGCCGCTTACCAGGATGCCTTGCTTTATTATGCTTTTACGAGCGGAGCAACGGAAGGCGTTTCGAATGCCATCAAAAACGCTTTTACAAGTTCGATGCAAAACACTAATGAGAATTTACCAAGTTTTACCGGTAATACCGATGCGTACCGGGCCTATTTAAAAACTCAGGATTATCAATGGGGATCAAACACCACCAAGGGCCGAAAAGGCTCGATGTATTATGCCATGCTACAATATGGCTTAAATGCTGCCAACGCTACCAATTATGAAAATGCCTCACGAGGTTTTGTTCATTATTTTCATGGGGTAAATCCTATCGGCAAAGTGTATTTGACAAATATGTACAGCAGTGGAGCCGACTCTTCGGTAAACGAATTTTATCATGGTTGGTTTGGTGATGGCACAGCGTATGATAATGTTTTTACCTCATTGTATGGCCCACCCCCCGGCATTGTCCCCGGAGGAGCAAACCCCAATTATGCACCTGATGCAAGTTATGGTGGCACCATTTCCCCCCACAGAATAATCCTGCTCAAAAATCATATAAAGATTGGAACACCAGTTATCCTCAAAATTCGTGGGAGCTTACCGAAAATGGTATTTACACCCAGGCCAGCTATATTCGTATGTTATCGAAATTTGTAG